A region of the Phoenix dactylifera cultivar Barhee BC4 chromosome 10, palm_55x_up_171113_PBpolish2nd_filt_p, whole genome shotgun sequence genome:
TCGCCAAGTACCAGATATCCTAAATTAAAGGATGCGACCATGCCCCCCTAGCTCGACGCTTAATCTAGCCAATCACTGTTGCTGAGTCACCCTCCATCATGATGGCGTTAGCCCTCAAGGTGTGTTGCACATGGCTGAGGCCGGCCCAGACGACGCTCAGTTCCACTCCACGTACCGAGCAGGTGAAAATCTGGCACCCACCAATAGCAATCAGTCGGGATTCTGAGTCTCTGATGACTAAGCATGTTCCTCCCCTTCTACCACCATCCAACACACATTCGTCGAACTTCACCTCGAGAAAACTCAGGGATAGGGACTTCCATGTGTTAAAAATTGTCTAATATGCTATAGAAGCAAAGGTAGAGTCCCAAGTGCCCTAAGCTATCAAGAGCTCTCCCAAAGGACAGAGATGGGTCATCTCCGATGCCTGTACTCGAGCTCTCTCCAGTACTCTCCTTGGTGGCTGGCATCTCTTctaaaaaattcagaaatttcTGGCCATTCAAATATGGTATGCAACATCAGTCTCCAAAATGCTCCCCGACTTGAGATATGGTCTATCTAGCTGACTCCTCAAATACTGGAGGAAGGAGTCCTCAGGGGTTGCCGAATGGAGCACCTCTACAAGGATGTCTATCAACCCCCACACTTGCTCTGCTCTTTCATACTAGAAAAGGACATGATCAACAAACTCCTCCACATCGCAACAAAGATAGGTCGAGGGATGCTCAACCCATGTCTACTCAGGATGGCTTCGATCGGCACCCCAAGCTACCTTCTAAAGAAACAAAGCAACCTTAGGTGAATTCTTAGCCTTCAGACCGAGGCATAGTCATGACTTTAAGTCAACTCTCCTCCGAAGAAGCCATAGAGATCCTAGCTCTAATTCTCGAGCAGCAAGTGGATCTCTAAATCCGCATAACCTGCAGCTCGGTTTAGATTACACCATCTCTGCCAAGTGCTCCTCAAGCGGCTGGCCTGGCAAGTGTACTCAATCCCTTGTGGCCCGAGTTTGCTAGGCTCAACCATGGTAATCTTTTTTCGCTGAATTGTTTGTCTCCACTTATATCCACGGTCCCAACATGCTCAGAATCACTTGATCCTTTGGATCAGTTATCTATCCAACTATTTGGACCCAAGTTCTGGTGCCTTGGGTTTAGAAAACTTGCAAGATTCTTCGTCCTTAGTGGGAGTCTTCCTCGACATCCCACCCACTGCTCTTGATAGCAACTCGCCCTTTGGGTTCTCGCCCTTCTCACCTCATCGTCCACGGTCAAGCCTGCCAGCTACTCCCAATCATATGTAAGCTGGAAACCCCATCCATCCACCAGTCAATATATACTCCATTTTATACCCCGGTTTCCAGGTAGACACGGAGTTTCAGTGCCCAAATAAAAGTAGATTCCATTCAAATCTGAATATGACGAGTGCGACGCACATCAAATTAATGGTTGGTGAGGATTATTCACCGCGTGGTGCATGGGGTGGCAGTAAGACATTTGATTAAGGCCACAGAAAAACATGCAGTTGTGGCAACTCATTACTTAAACATCgttagttcaaaaaaaaaaaaaaaaaactcaatctCTCAACCATTTTTGTTTAAAAGACAGTAATAATATGGATATTCCAGATCTTTACTCatctttttattttgataaatcgATTTGTGTACATGCGCACACAactttataggttattccaTTCTAATAATGCAGGATTTACAGGCAATTCCAAATTTACTCAGCTGGATATAAACTGAATCCATCAGATGTACTCTACTTTGGTTTTCAAGATCGAATGGTTGCTGTCTTTGATTCAACTAGAGTGATATCCCAACAATTATTATGTCGGTCACACATAAATTAATTATCGGAATCATTTTTCAAGATTCAATTACATTACCAATGCCAGATTTATATGCTACGCATATCTTAAAATATTTCAGTTTCATCTACCATCTTACAAAGTTAAAATCTCATGCCCACGTTACAGACATCCAGCCCTAAGTTTCTATCATAAAAAgacgatatatatatatatatatatatatatatatatatatatatatatatatatatatatatatatatatatatatatatatatatatatatatatatatatatatatatatatatatatatgcctgaTAAAGGGTGTATTGGACTTTTTACTCCTTTTTGGCTCCCAACAAGGATATAAAAGTTGCGAGAGAGGATTACTTGGTGCATACTGAGactaattattttttgaattttttgcatggatacctttctaaatatcgaattttgcattaatatccttgcaaaattgatatttggatgtataccctcgtcaaatattgttattgtacaaatgcccaTAATATAACAGTTGTTCTAACGgtgttaagaaaaattatattttatattaattaaaaataaaataaacttttAAAATTACGCTATTGTCCCTGTCTTCTTCCTCTATCAGGATTACaatctatttgcatgtctactcattaaagatattttatttattttaatttgaaaccgttaattttttaacatcgttagatagcatgggtacatatgcaaaaacaaaaataaaaaaaagggtagaacgacaaaataagtgttttacgagggtatacatgcaaatatcaattttggaagggtattcatgcaaaatccaaTATTTAGGAGGTATCCTGTAATAAAAAATCTTATTTTTGATCTTTTTAGTTGTATTTGTATTCAACATGTTTTAAATGTATTCGTACAAAACATctgcttcaaaaaaaaataaaaaaaaaaatccttcgcACCTTAATTTCCAGGTCCAAAAACTCTATCCGATATTACTTCTCTGGATAGCTCCAAAGTCTATCCGATGTTGCACCCCCGAATCATCATCTACCATTACTGAATCCATCGGATGGTCATGATTGGCCGCGACATTTCAGTTACAATATTCCCCAAATCTTAATTCAATTATTTGCCTAATCTAGCTTAAAAGTCTCTACCGTTTCTCAAATCTATCTCGAATCTCTTTCCTCAGTATTAATACTTCCCTCTTGGCTCCCTccatcttctcctttctttccccTCCCCAACTTTCTCTCTTTTTACCACGCTTCTCATGCCCCCATCGCCGGCGGGCGGCGACTACGAGCTCCGCCACTGGAGGGTGGTGGCGAAGCCCTCGCTCCGGCGGCGGGCCATCGCGATCCCGCCGCCGCTCGACCTCAACGGCGGTGGCGACCTTGAGCTGCATCACTGGAGGAGAGTGGACACCGGCTACACCAGCCTCCGCGACATCCTCGCCTCGTCCCCCTCCGCCTCCTGCGGcctcctctccccctccccctcctccgccgGCCCCGGCGAGATCCAGATCAGGAACCGGCTGGTGAAGCAGGCCGCCTACGCCTACCTCCAGCCCACTCCCTCCTCCTGGGAGTCCaccccccgccgccgccgcggccCCCTCCGGCGGCTTCTTTCCGTCCTCTCCTGCGGCCTCGCCGGCTCCTGCTTCCACTTTGTcgacctcttcctccaatccatcCGGCGATCTCGTCGTTGACGTTGACCTTGACGGCGTCTCCCTAACGGCGGCACGAGTTCCacatttctttctctttctttttttctttttccccttaTCCTTTTAATTAACTTTTTGTACATAGCACGGATAGGAACAAAGAAACAATGCTGACTGATtgggatttgattttttttataaaataaaaaaaaattccaaaaaaaaagagtgctAATCCCACCCACCACTATTCTATTTCCAcctcaatatattttctatgtATATTTTATTGGCGGTGTCGGGATCTCCGGAATTTGGCACGTGCGGCGCGGAGGGACTCGGTGACGGCGGCGTCTTCTTCCAATTCCTCGGCGGTGAGCCCGACGCCGTTCGGATTGCCGCGGACGCTTATTTCCGGCGCCGGAGCCTGCTGGGCCGATCGTAAAATTGCAATGGGGTTCGATGGGCCGGACGATCCTGACCGTCTGTTGCTCTGCACGATCGAAGCAGCGGTATTAAACTATTAATGGACGTTTGAATTTGGAGACCTAGTGGAAGACTAGttttgcgtgtgtgtgtgtgtgtattgtgCGGATGGTTGGTTGTGTTTAATTTCTCAAGAGTGGTGGTCCAGAAAAAAAATGGTCCAATCTCTAAATTTGGCTCAGTAGCTAACTCTACTGTAACAAGTCAGTATCCATGGAATAAAATCCACACTCTAGAGTCATGTTCATGGCTGAGAATCGGCACAGCCTTGCATCCATTGGAAAAGAACATCCAGGCAAGGCATGGCCACATGCAGGGACCATAGAGAAATTATTGTCTTCACTAGGTGCACACAGCCAATCACAGTCGCTGGTCCCTATAGTGGTGTATCAAGATGCACGCTTGATGAATGAGATCCACAGGAACCGATCACTGTTATTGGTTGTGTGCACGTAGTGCACTCAATGCAGGCAATAGTTTCTTTAGACCTTGTGgtagaaaaataacaaaaaaaaatcaagtaaaTTATTCTTTAGCTTGGTTGTTTGAGttctaatttaaaatataacaagGAATAATTACTTAATAGCTGCGATAAGGAGTTCGTGAATATCTTCCCTCTGTAATACcacctataaattttgaaattcaGTAGGATCATAGAGACCAagcctgtgtgtgtgtgtgtatatatatatatatatatatatatatatatatatagagagagagagagagagagagagagagagagagagagagagagagagaggagaccaATTCTTCATCCATAGGATTCCTAAAGGTCCTGATCAAAGTCAAATTTAAtttaaactaaaatatttccttTTCAAATGATATCAACTTTTAATAGATATAAATTAGAAGATGTGTTAATTACTCCATGGGTCCATGGAGAAATGTCATCATGCACAGGATTCCAAGTGTAAGAATCCAACTATAGAACGGAGTCTATCCAAAGTGCATattttaaaacaaagcaatgatAGGGGTGGGCATTTCAATCACATAAAAAAATCTCATGCCATGCGGCACAAGTGGATTGGTGTGCTCCATCATATTTTCTTTCCAATTCTATATTATTCATTACATTTAGAAATGTTCATGATTACAAACCTATTAAGTTTTTTAAGTTGATACTTCTGAAATTGGTCAGCCAATAGGGTGGCCAAATGGTCATTTTCAATCATATTCGGCCACTCTCAATCATTTACAGCTTGTTTGGGGTTTCGTCTCTTCCAACTTCAGAAGAAATCAGTCATTAAAATCAAATACAGCATAATTTAACCATCAAGATTAATTTGGTACGATATATGATTAGAACCATTCTTAACTTGGGTCTGAGTATcctacaaaaaacaaaaaaaaatatggatttatattgtaattttagaaattatCAATTACCTGTGTTCTGGATGCCCCCGTGACCATATAGTTGAGAGTTTCTAGAAACAAAGCAGTTCCTTTATCCGTGAAGTTCTTCATGTAGAATACAAGCAATTCTCCAGATTTTGCCCTCA
Encoded here:
- the LOC103703129 gene encoding uncharacterized protein LOC103703129; the encoded protein is MPPSPAGGDYELRHWRVVAKPSLRRRAIAIPPPLDLNGGGDLELHHWRRVDTGYTSLRDILASSPSASCGLLSPSPSSAGPGEIQIRNRLVKQAAYAYLQPTPSSWESTPRRRRGPLRRLLSVLSCGLAGSCFHFVDLFLQSIRRSRR